A single genomic interval of Littorina saxatilis isolate snail1 linkage group LG17, US_GU_Lsax_2.0, whole genome shotgun sequence harbors:
- the LOC138953350 gene encoding putative surface protein SACOL0050, producing MWFDSTSNAGTLKPWSFESTFDQQSVAKDEKDSDQQFDQQSVAKDEKDSDQQFDQQSVAKDEKDSDQQFDQQSVAKDEKDSDQQFDQQSVAKDEKDSDQQFDQQSVAKDEKDSDQQFDQQSVAKDEKDSDQQFDQQSVAKDEKDSDQQFDQQSVAKDEKDSDQQFDQQSVAKDEKDSDQQFDQQSVAKDEKDSDQQFDQQSVAKDEKDSDQQFDQQSVAKDEKDSDQQFDQQSVAKDEKDSDQQFDQQSVAKDEKDSDQQFDQQSVAKDEKDSDQQFDQQSVAKDEKDTV from the exons ATGTGGTTTGACAGCACGTCTAATGCAGGGACACTGAAGCCTTGGTCTTTTGAGTCCACA TTTGACCAGCAGTCAGTAGCAAAGGATGAAAAAGACAGTGATCAACAGTTTGACCAGCAGTCAGTAGCAAAGGATGAAAAAGACAGTGATCAACAGTTTGACCAGCAGTCAGTAGCAAAGGATGAAAAAGACAGTGATCAACAGTTTGACCAGCAGTCAGTAGCAAAGGATGAAAAAGACAGTGATCAACAGTTTGACCAGCAGTCAGTAGCAAAGGATGAAAAAGACAGTGATCAACAGTTTGACCAGCAGTCAGTAGCAAAGGATGAAAAAGACAGTGATCAACAGTTTGACCAGCAGTCAGTAGCAAAGGATGAAAAAGACAGTGATCAACAGTTTGACCAGCAGTCAGTAGCAAAGGATGAAAAAGACAGTGATCAACAGTTTGACCAGCAGTCAGTAGCAAAGGATGAAAAAGACAGTGATCAACAGTTTGACCAGCAGTCAGTAGCAAAGGATGAAAAAGACAGTGATCAACAGTTTGACCAGCAGTCAGTAGCAAAGGATGAAAAAGACAGTGATCAACAGTTTGACCAGCAGTCAGTAGCAAAGGATGAAAAAGACAGTGATCAACAGTTTGACCAGCAGTCAGTAGCAAAGGATGAAAAAGACAGTGATCAACAGTTTGACCAGCAGTCAGTAGCAAAGGATGAAAAAGACAGTGATCAACAGTTTGACCAGCAGTCAGTAGCAAAGGATGAAAAAGACAGTGATCAACAGTTTGACCAGCAGTCAGTAGCAAAGGATGAAAAAGACAGTGATCAACAGTTTGACCAGCAGTCAGTAGCAAAGGATGAAAAAGACACAGTTTGA